The Vitis vinifera cultivar Pinot Noir 40024 chromosome 18, ASM3070453v1 region ATTCCCAAGGGGGTAGGCAGCCTTTCAAGGGTGAATGCAGAAACATCGAGGAAGTTGACAACTGCCTCTGCCGCATGGAGATTGAAGACAGGCAATTGAAGGCACTTCTCAGCCTCCTCTTCTCACTATCATATTCTTGGTAATTGGGGTCATGTCTAACAGCAGAAATCTTAAGTGCTTCAGGAAGTATGCAGTTACAGATTGAACCTGCCAGAATAAATAAAGATGAGTAGAAAATTACATTAACATAATTGACTTTCAAAAGACACCATGCAGCACAATACAGTCAAGTGTGATGGCCTCATTGCCACCCAGGAGGTCAGTGATGGAACATGTGACCCACCAAAACATGGAATGCACATAATGCAGATTGCCATATAAGATAGAAAGGGGATAAATCTTGCTCACAGGCTCCTGAACAAATTGGCCAACCAACAACTACTAGCTTCCAAGGAGAGCACAAGTAGACAAGCCAACACATAATAAAGGGGAAAAGTGGAGGAAGAAGAGAAATTTAAATGCATAAAATAGCCCAGAGGAGTTGGAAATACAGCTAATTGCAGTAATAATATGAGGCATAAAGCATGAGATTTCCTCAAACTGCCATCTCAAAGTGATAAACAGAATGATGAAGGATACCTATTTTTGCCAGTCTATTGACCCATTTTGGAATTGGGCGCCCAGTCAACTTGTAACAGATGTCCTTGCAGAAATGGTTGCAATTCTTAACAATCAAGTGATATGTATCGCCGTTGTAACTTGCAGAGTGGCGCTCCATGAACTCTCTAACCTGAATTGGATCCAAGCATGTTGTCCCAACGAGAATTGACTTCCTAAACTTGAAGCCGGGGCACTGTCGGGGTTCAACCTCAAAGACGCCACTAGTTGGGTAGTCGTGAGCTCCAAATGCATATTCTACACCATGAACTATGAAGTGCATGACAACagcattagaaaataaaaacttcgGCTGAAGATCACTTTGCAAATAACAAGAACACAGATAATGTATGTTTGCTACCTGCTGCAGGACTAATAGACTAATCTGCTTTCTAATGCACAAAAACTAGTCCCAATT contains the following coding sequences:
- the LOC100245551 gene encoding deSI-like protein At4g17486, coding for MKLGLKKGWKSIVPLRLRGKSATRFCIFPKVKSAGYGPGNTPVYLNVYDLTPMNGYVYWAGLGIFHSGVEVHGVEYAFGAHDYPTSGVFEVEPRQCPGFKFRKSILVGTTCLDPIQVREFMERHSASYNGDTYHLIVKNCNHFCKDICYKLTGRPIPKWVNRLAKIGSICNCILPEALKISAVRHDPNYQEYDSEKRRLRSAFNCLSSISMRQRQLSTSSMFLHSPLKGCLPPWELRRSTNRSLKDR